The stretch of DNA GTTGCCGCCCGCCTCTTTCAGCCGCCCGATGCGCGCCTCTTTCAGCCTCACATCGTAATAGGTGTTCACCATGTCGACGCCGATCACCGTGTCGCCGCGCGCCAGCAGCCGCGCGATCAGGCTGTAGCCGATGAAACCCGCCGCGCCCGTGACCAGAACCTTCATGCCCAACCCTTCGCCTCATGCCATGCCGACCGGCACGACCATCCTGCAAGGCGCGATAGGGGGCAAGCCCTAAGAAATTGATACAGAGGGGATCAGGCCCTCAGATCGGCCCACTCCGGATGCCGCGCGAAGGCCACCGCCACATAGGAGCAGGCCGGAACGATCCGCGCGCTTTCGTCTCTGGCATCAGCGATCAGCGCCTCGACCAGCCGGGCCGCGATGCCGCGGTTGCCGATGGCGGAGGGGACCAGTGTATGGTCGGCGATCCAGATCGGGCCTTCCTGTGAGGGGGCGTTTTGCCATGTCAGCAGTCCGGTGGCCTCGTGGCCATCGAGATGAGCGCGGTACTCGCCCCCGTTGGGGGTGAGGTGGCGGGTGATGGTGAGGGCTTCGTCGGTCATGTCAGGGATGTAGGAAGGGGTTTAAGGAAAAGAAGATGCGAGGGGGGAGTCTTTGGTGGGTCGCATGTCTCAAGAGACATGCTCCGGGCCCTCGCGCTCCCAGAACGTCTTCCGACGATAAGATGGTGGCGCCCGACCGTCGCACCCGGACTATCCACCTGCTCAACCTAAGGCGCCGCAGGCTTTAAGACATTCTGCCTGCGGCGCGGCAAACTAAGCCCAAGGCCGAACCGGATGCGCAACGTAGACATTAATGGGAGCGCGAGGGTGTAACACCCTCGCATTCTCTCTTTCTTCCCTGCCTTATTCCCCTTATCGCTCACCCCCATGCAGTTCCTCTCCGACAACGCCGCCGCCGTTCACCCCGCCGTTTGGGAGGCGATGAAGGACGCCGACGCGCCTCAGCCGCCCTATGACAATGACAGCCTGTCCCAGGCGCTGGACGAAGCCTTTTCGGCGCTGTTCGGCCGCTCGGTCAGCGCGATCTGGGTGGCCAGCGGTACGGCGGCCAACTGCCTTGCGCTGGCGACGATGGTGCAGCCCTATGGCGCCGTGGTGTGCCACCGCGACGCGCATATCGAGAATGACGAGGGCGGCGCGCCGGGCTTTTTCACTCATGGCGCCAAGCTGCTGCTGGCCGATGGCGAGAACGCCAAGCTGACGCCGGACAGCATCAGCGCCGTCACCGGCCCGATCCGCCGCGACGTGCATCAGGTCTGGCCGCATGCGATCTCGATCACACAGGCGACCGAAGCTGGCTGCGTCTATCAACCGCAGGAGGTCGCCGCGATCGGCGCTCTGGCGCGGGCGCAGGGGCTGAAGCTGCATATGGATGGCGCGCGCTTCGCCAATGCCGTGGCCTATCTGGGCTGCACCCCGGCGGCGGCGAGCTGCGAGGGGGGCGTGGATGCGCTGTCCTTCGGCTTTGTGAAGAACGGCGGGATGAGCGCCGAGGCGCTGGTCTATTTCGACCTCGATCTGGCCGCCGACGTGAAGTTCCGCCGCAAGCGCGCGGGCCATCTGCAGAGCAAGGGCCGCTTTCTGGCCGCGCAGATTCTGGCGATGCTGAAGGGCGACCTGTGGCTGGCCAATGGCCGCGCCGCCAACGCCGCCGCCGCGCAAATCGCCAGCGGCGTTGCGGACCGCCTGCTCTATCCGGTCGAGGCCAATGAGGTCTTCCTGCGCCTGAGCGCCGCCGAGCGCGACACTCTGCGCGCGCAGGGTTTCGGCTTCTACGACTGGGGGGCGGATGGCGCGCGCTTCGTCACCGCCTGGAACGCGCAGGACGAGCATGTGACCGCGCTATCCCGCGCTCTGGCCGCGCTGTGAGCGGGGACACCGCCTCCAAAAGTGGCTTTACCACGCAGGATATCGCCGGTTTCGCCACGGTCAGCCTGATCTGGGGTTCGACCTGGCTGGTGATCCGGGATCAGATCGGCTTCCTGCCCATCGGCTGGACGGTGACCATCCGTTTCACCGTGGCGGCGCTGGGCATGTTCCTGCTCGCCCGCTTTCGCGGCGAGGATCTGAGCCTCAACCGGCAGCGCTTTCTCCTCGCGCTGGCGGTAGGCCTGCTGCAGTTCTGCGGCAATTTCCAGCTGGTCTATCGCGCCGAGCATTACGTCACCTCAGGGCTTGTGGCGGTGATGTATGCGCTGCTGATGCTGCCCAACGCCATTCTGGCGCGTATCTTCCTGGGCGCGCGGATCACCGGGCGCTTTATGGCGGGAACCTTTGTGGCGGCGCTGGGCATCGCCCTGCTGATGATCCAGGAATACCGCCATGCACCGCCCTCGGGCGCCATGGATGTGGCGCTGGGGGTGGGCTTCGCCATCGCGGGCACGCTCTGCGCCTCGGGCGCCAATGTGCTTCAGGCCAGTTCCATCGGCCGTCAGCAGGCGGTGGTGCCGATGATCGCATGGTCCATGCTGCTGGGTGCGGTGATCGATGCGGTGATGGCTTTTGGCCTTTACGGAGCCCCCGTGCTGCCCACCTCGCCGCGCTTCTGGGGCGGGGTGGGGTGGCTGGCCGTGATGGGCTCGGTGGTGACCTTCCCGGTCTATTTCAGCCTGATCCGCTCGATCGGGCCGGGGCGGGCGGCCTATTCCAACGCCGTCGTGCCGATTGTGGCCATGGCTCTGTCGACGCTGTTCGAGGGCTATCACTGGACGATGCTGGCGGTGGTCGGGGCGGTCGTGACGCTGAGCGGGGTGTTGATTGCGCTTTCAGGGCGGAAGGGGTGAAAGGGAAGATGCGAGGGGGTTACCCCCTCGCGCTCCCATAACGTCTTCCGACGATGGGGCAGCGGCGCCGAATTGGGGTGCCCGGTCTCTCCACCTGCGCAACCTAAGGCGCCGCAGGCAGTGATTTTAAAGCCTGCGGCGCGGCAAACTTAGCGCAACACCGAACCCTGTACGCAACGCAGACATTAAAGGGAGCGCGAGGGCGATGGCCCTCGCATCTTCACTTTCTGCCTTCTGCTTCCCAAACACTTCTCAACCCTTCCCGATAGCTGGGAAACGCAGGCCTCCATCCCAACTCCCGCTGCGCCTTGCCATTCGCTACCCGCCGGTTCTCGCGATAGAAACCCCGGCTGGCCTCGGACAAGGAAGGATCGTCCAGCGCAACGACGGGCGGCGCTTCCACCCCCATCAGCCGAGCGGCTTCCTCGATCACATCGTTCTGGTGGCAGGGCAGATCGTCGGCGATGTTCCACGGCCCCGGCGCGGCCTCGGTTTCCATGGCCAGCAGCACGGCGCTGACGATATCGGCCACATGCACCCGGCTGAACACCTGCCCCGGCAGGTCCAGCCGATGGGCACGCCCCTCGCGCAGGCGGTCGAAGGCGCTGCGGCCGGGCCCATAGATGCCGGGCAGGCGGAAGGCGTGGGCCCCGCGCTCCAACCATTGCGCTTCTGCGGAGACGCGGGCGGCGCGGCGTCCGGTGCCGACGGGGGCGCTTTCATCCACCCATGCCCCGCCCGCATCGCCGTAGACGCCGGTGGAGGAGATATAGCCCAGCCATGGCGAGTGCAGCACGGCGCCATAGCGGCTGAGCACCGGGTCCTCGCCCTGGGCGGGGGGCGCGGTGGAGATCACGGCGGTGGCCTGCGCCAGCGCGCGGTGGACGCGGTAGGTATCGTCGAAATGCATCGTGCCATGGGTGCCGGTGCCGTCGACCAGCCAGCCCTGGGCGCGCAATGCGGTTGCGATGGCAGAGCCGGTGTAGCCCATGCCGAAGATCATCATCACTCTCATCGCCTAAAACCATAAGGTACGGGCTGGAAAACCGAAACCCTTTGCGTCAGAAGGAGGCATGATGGATGCCCAGACGAGCCCTAGCGCCCCCGCCGCCCTTCAGGCCCCTACCGTGATCCGCCGGGAGGACTATCAGCCTCCGGTGTGGCTGGTGAGCGAGGTTGACCTCGACTTCCATCTGGGGCTGGAGGCGACGCGGGTGACCAGCCTGCTGCGCGTGCAGCGCAATCCCGATGGCAGTCGGGAGGGGACGATCCGCCTCAATGGCGACGGGCTGACGCCGCTGGTGGTCAAGGTGGATGAGGTGGTCCGCAATGACTGGCGGCTGGAGGGCGAGGATCTGCTGATCGACCTGCCCGACGACAGCCATGAGATTTCCATCGTCACCCAGATTCATCCTTCGGCCAACAGTCAGTTGATGGGGCTTTATGCCTCGGGCGGGATGCTGTGCACGCAGTGCGAGGCCGAGGGATTCCGCCGCATCACCTTCTTCCCGGACCGCCCCGATGTGCTGAGCGTCTATCGCGTGCGGATGGAGGGCGACAAGGCGCTCTTCCCGGTGCTGCTGGCCAATGGCAACTGCCTTGCCAGCGGAGAATGTGGTGAGGGTACGCATTGGGCCGAATGGCACGATCCCTGGCCCAAGCCTTCGTATCTCTTCGCGCTGGTGGCGGGCGATCTGGTGGCGACCAGCGACAGCTTCACCACCATGTCGGGCCGCGAGGTGGCACTCAACATCTGGACCCGCGCCGGGGATGAGACGCGCACCGCCCATGCCATGCGCAGCCTGATCAACTCGATGCGCTGGGACGAGGAAGCCTTCGGGCGCGAGTACGATCTCGACCTGTTCAACATCGTGGCCGTGTCCGATTTCAACATGGGGGCGATGGAGAACAAGGGGCTCAACATCTTCAACACCCGCTATGTTCTGGCCGAGCAGGACACCGCCACCGATGGCGATTTCGACGCCGTGGAAGGTGTGATCGGCCATGAGTATTTCCACAATTGGTCGGGCAACCGCATCACCTGCCGTGACTGGTTCCAGCTCTCGCTGAAGGAGGGCTTCACCGTTCTGCGCGATCAGCTCTTCAGCGCGGATATGGGTTCTGAACCGGTCAAGCGCATTGAGGATGTGCGGGTGCTGCGCGGCAGCCAGTTCCCTGAGGATTCAGGCCCGCTGGCGCATCCGATCCGCCCGGATTCCTATCAGGAAATCAGCAATTTCTACACCGCGACCGTCTACAACAAGGGCGCCGAGGTGATCCGCATGATGCGGACGATGGCGGGCGTCGAGCGCTTCCGTAAAGGCACTGATCTCTATTTCGAGCGCCATGATGGCGAAGCGGCGACCTGCGAGGATTTCGTCAAGTCCATCGAGGATGGTGCCGGGCTCGACCTGACGCAGTTCCGCCTGTGGTATGCGCAGGCCGGCACGCCGACCGTCACCGCGCGCCTCAGCCATGAGGGCGATGTGGCGACGCTGCATCTGAGCCAGAGCGTCCCCGCCACCCCCGGCCAGAGCGAGAAGGCACCCATGCCGATCCCGCTGCGCATCGCCCTGTTCGACCGCGCCACCGGCAAGCATCATGGCGAGCAACTGGTGGTGCTGGACAAGGAAGGCGCCAGCTTCCATTTCGCGGGCCATGCCACGCGCCCGGTGCTCTCGATCAACCGCGGCTTTTCCGCCCCGGTGGTGGTGGAGAGCGACGAAAGCGAGGAGGATCTGGTCTTCCTTGCGGCGCATGATGACGATCCCTTCGCCCGTTACGAGGCGATGCAGAGCCTGATCGTGCGCCATCTGGTGGCCGCTTCCTCGGGCGCTCTGTCGGATGAGGCGCGTGCTGCCGGGCGCGAGGGCATCGCCGCCGCCCTGCGCGCGATTCTGGAGGATGCCTCGCTCGACGATCTGATGCTGGGCGAATTGCTGATCCTGCCCACCCATGGCTATCTGTTCGAGCGCCTGCCGGTCAGCGACCCCGGCGTGGTCCATGAGGAGCGCGAGGGGCTGAAGGCCTGGCTCGGCGCGCAACTGGGCGACCTGCTGCGCGCGCATCACGATCGCGCCAGCCAGGTGCCTTTCGGCCATGACGCGGCGGCCAAGGGCGCGCGCAAGGTCAAGAATCAGGTGCTGGTCTATCTCGCCGCCAGCGAGCCCGAAGCCGCCGCCACCCGCGCCGCCGCGCAATATGACGCGGCGGACAATATGACCGACCGGCAGGGCGCGCTCACCGTGCTGTGCAGCCTCGACAGTCCGCTGCGCGAGGAGAAGCTGGCCGATTTCCACGCCCGCTATCAGGGCAATCCGCTGGTGATCGACAAGTGGTTCTCGCTTCAGGCGGGCTCGCTGCATCCGCGCGTTCTGGATCATGTGAAGGCGCTGGCGCAGCACCCCGACTTCACCATGAACAACCCCAACCGGGTACGCGCGTTGTTCATGTCGCTGGCGATCAACCCGCCCGGCTTCCACGATGCCAGCGGCGAGGGCTATCGCATGATCGGCGATCTGATCCTGGCGCTCGACCCGATCAACGCCCAGACGGCGGCGCGTTTCGTGCCGCCCTTGGGCCGCTGGCGCCGGGTCGAGCCGGTGCGCGGCGCGATGATGCGCGAGCAACTGGAGCGCATCGTCGCCCAGCCGGGCCTCTCCAAGGATGTCTTCGAGCAGGCGAGCAAGAGCCTTGGTTGATGTTCCCGCAATTCGCGCAGATGTGCTGGCAGGCGTGCCGCATGGTTTCCTCGGGCGGCGCGGGGGTGTTTCCACCGGCGCCGTCGCCGGGCTGAACGTGGGGCTGGGCGCCGATGACGCGGCAGAGGCGGTACGGGAAAACCGCGCGCGCGCCGTGGCGGCGGTGGCGCCGGGCGCGCGGCTCACCACGGTCTATCAGGTCCATTCCGGCGATTGCGTGGTGGCGGGCGACTGGGACGACGCCCATCGCCCCCATGCCGATGCGCTGGTCACAGACAAGCCCGGCGTGGTGCTGGGCATCGTCACCGCCGATTGCGCGCCGATTTTGCTGGCAGATAGCGCGGCTGGGGTGGTCGGCGCGGCGCATGCCGGATGGAAGGGCGCCTTTGGCGGCGTGGCCGAGGCGACGGTCGAGGCCATGGTCGCGCTGGGTGCCAGCCGCAACCGCATCGTGGCCGCCATCGGCCCTTGCATCGCGCAATCCAGCTATGAGGTCGATGAGGGCTTCCGTGCCCGCTTTATCGCGCAGGATGAAACGCTTGGTCGTTTCTTCGCGACGGGGCGGGAAGGGCACTGGCAGTTCGCTCTGGAACCCTATGTGGCGCATCGCCTTGCGCTGGCGGGGGTGGAACATGTCGAGTCGCTGTCCCGCGACACCTATGCTGATGAAGAAGGATTTTTCTCCTTCCGGCGCGCCACGCACCGGGGGGAAGCGACCTATGGGCGGCAGTTTTCGCTGATCG from Novosphingobium sp. encodes:
- the pgeF gene encoding peptidoglycan editing factor PgeF; protein product: MSSSRRARALVDVPAIRADVLAGVPHGFLGRRGGVSTGAVAGLNVGLGADDAAEAVRENRARAVAAVAPGARLTTVYQVHSGDCVVAGDWDDAHRPHADALVTDKPGVVLGIVTADCAPILLADSAAGVVGAAHAGWKGAFGGVAEATVEAMVALGASRNRIVAAIGPCIAQSSYEVDEGFRARFIAQDETLGRFFATGREGHWQFALEPYVAHRLALAGVEHVESLSRDTYADEEGFFSFRRATHRGEATYGRQFSLIARP
- a CDS encoding EamA family transporter, translating into MSGDTASKSGFTTQDIAGFATVSLIWGSTWLVIRDQIGFLPIGWTVTIRFTVAALGMFLLARFRGEDLSLNRQRFLLALAVGLLQFCGNFQLVYRAEHYVTSGLVAVMYALLMLPNAILARIFLGARITGRFMAGTFVAALGIALLMIQEYRHAPPSGAMDVALGVGFAIAGTLCASGANVLQASSIGRQQAVVPMIAWSMLLGAVIDAVMAFGLYGAPVLPTSPRFWGGVGWLAVMGSVVTFPVYFSLIRSIGPGRAAYSNAVVPIVAMALSTLFEGYHWTMLAVVGAVVTLSGVLIALSGRKG
- a CDS encoding GNAT family N-acetyltransferase, which produces MTDEALTITRHLTPNGGEYRAHLDGHEATGLLTWQNAPSQEGPIWIADHTLVPSAIGNRGIAARLVEALIADARDESARIVPACSYVAVAFARHPEWADLRA
- the pepN gene encoding aminopeptidase N produces the protein MDAQTSPSAPAALQAPTVIRREDYQPPVWLVSEVDLDFHLGLEATRVTSLLRVQRNPDGSREGTIRLNGDGLTPLVVKVDEVVRNDWRLEGEDLLIDLPDDSHEISIVTQIHPSANSQLMGLYASGGMLCTQCEAEGFRRITFFPDRPDVLSVYRVRMEGDKALFPVLLANGNCLASGECGEGTHWAEWHDPWPKPSYLFALVAGDLVATSDSFTTMSGREVALNIWTRAGDETRTAHAMRSLINSMRWDEEAFGREYDLDLFNIVAVSDFNMGAMENKGLNIFNTRYVLAEQDTATDGDFDAVEGVIGHEYFHNWSGNRITCRDWFQLSLKEGFTVLRDQLFSADMGSEPVKRIEDVRVLRGSQFPEDSGPLAHPIRPDSYQEISNFYTATVYNKGAEVIRMMRTMAGVERFRKGTDLYFERHDGEAATCEDFVKSIEDGAGLDLTQFRLWYAQAGTPTVTARLSHEGDVATLHLSQSVPATPGQSEKAPMPIPLRIALFDRATGKHHGEQLVVLDKEGASFHFAGHATRPVLSINRGFSAPVVVESDESEEDLVFLAAHDDDPFARYEAMQSLIVRHLVAASSGALSDEARAAGREGIAAALRAILEDASLDDLMLGELLILPTHGYLFERLPVSDPGVVHEEREGLKAWLGAQLGDLLRAHHDRASQVPFGHDAAAKGARKVKNQVLVYLAASEPEAAATRAAAQYDAADNMTDRQGALTVLCSLDSPLREEKLADFHARYQGNPLVIDKWFSLQAGSLHPRVLDHVKALAQHPDFTMNNPNRVRALFMSLAINPPGFHDASGEGYRMIGDLILALDPINAQTAARFVPPLGRWRRVEPVRGAMMREQLERIVAQPGLSKDVFEQASKSLG
- a CDS encoding SDR family NAD(P)-dependent oxidoreductase, coding for MRVMMIFGMGYTGSAIATALRAQGWLVDGTGTHGTMHFDDTYRVHRALAQATAVISTAPPAQGEDPVLSRYGAVLHSPWLGYISSTGVYGDAGGAWVDESAPVGTGRRAARVSAEAQWLERGAHAFRLPGIYGPGRSAFDRLREGRAHRLDLPGQVFSRVHVADIVSAVLLAMETEAAPGPWNIADDLPCHQNDVIEEAARLMGVEAPPVVALDDPSLSEASRGFYRENRRVANGKAQRELGWRPAFPSYREGLRSVWEAEGRK
- a CDS encoding beta-eliminating lyase-related protein, whose product is MQFLSDNAAAVHPAVWEAMKDADAPQPPYDNDSLSQALDEAFSALFGRSVSAIWVASGTAANCLALATMVQPYGAVVCHRDAHIENDEGGAPGFFTHGAKLLLADGENAKLTPDSISAVTGPIRRDVHQVWPHAISITQATEAGCVYQPQEVAAIGALARAQGLKLHMDGARFANAVAYLGCTPAAASCEGGVDALSFGFVKNGGMSAEALVYFDLDLAADVKFRRKRAGHLQSKGRFLAAQILAMLKGDLWLANGRAANAAAAQIASGVADRLLYPVEANEVFLRLSAAERDTLRAQGFGFYDWGADGARFVTAWNAQDEHVTALSRALAAL